In Anolis carolinensis isolate JA03-04 chromosome 4, rAnoCar3.1.pri, whole genome shotgun sequence, the genomic window taatatatgcatatacaatatattattttatatattatggtatattatattgtatattatacagtagtctcacttatccaacataaacgggccggcagaacgttggataagcgaatatgttggataataaggagggattaaggaaaagcctattaaacatcaaattaggttataattttacaaattaagcaccaaaacatgttatacaacaaatttggcagaaaaagtagttcaatacgcagtaatgctatgtagtaattactgtatttatgaatttagcaccaaaatatcacaatatattgaaaacattgactacaaaaatgcgttggataatccagaacgttggataagtgagactctactgtaccattatttccatgtacaactggtatgtacatttactaatcctgcatgctctggtgttctgttcagcaggcatgcttccaaacaaaaactttgctaggtcttactttcaggggaggccttatatttagcaaatcagcaaaacctctactaggtcttattttctggggatgtcttattttaggggaaacagggtaccctgttagtgtaatttttttttgctgaatGGGACACAGATGTGGTCAAAACATCCAGACTTCCCCAGATTGTTTTGCTAACTGCACCCCTTTCCTGTGTCTCCCCTCTTCCTGACAGCCAACCAAACACTATTCTCTCTCCTCCTGATCCTGCAGCTCCCCTACTAGGCAAGGCCCTATAAATAGCCCCATTGCAGAGAGCCTCCTCCCCCTCCTAACTCCAGCTGCTTTGACCATGTTCCCGGAGCCTGACTTTCCGAGTACCGACGTCACAACTTCCACCCTGCTGAGGTCACAACTTCATTAGCATATTCAGGCAGCGCTCGGCCAATGAGGAGCTCGCCATCCGGTGACGCCTGCCTGGTCCAAGTGTATTAAGAGTCCCGCACGGAGCCAGAGCTGGACTAGCCAAGGAACGGGGAGAAGGAGCGGCGGGACGGCGCCTTCTAGCACGCCGGAGTCTTAAAGGGGCCGCCCTCaaacaaagagagagacagaaaaagaCCCATTCCATTTCCTGAATCCTCCCAAAGCAATCATGAGCCAAACCCAGCGCTGGAATGGGAGCTGCGTGGCCAGCTGCAGCCGGGCGGACATGGTGCCCGAGATCGCCGCCGCCGTGGGCTTCGTGTCCAGCCTGCTCCGGACCCGCGGCTGCGTGAGCGAGCAGCAGCTCCAGGTCTTCAGCGGGGCTCTGGAAGCGGCGCTCACAGGTGAGGAGCAGCAAGGGGTCTGCGGGCGCGTCCGCACTGGGGAATTAACGCGGTTTGACGCCGCTTGAACTGCCTTGAGCCTTCCCCGCCGAAGAGtgacaaaatacaactcccaggatcccatagcatgcaCCAAGTGGTAATTTACAATAGTGTAGACCAGgcctgagcaaactttggccctccaggtgttttggacttcaactcccaccattcctcacggcctcaggccctttcctttcccccctcagccgcttaagcggctgaggggggaaaggaaggggcctgaggccgtgaggaatggtgggagttgaagtccaaaacacctgaagggctcaagtttggaaactagtcaagtggggtttatatatctttctcacagggtgggagaaagaactcttgtatgtctGAGACAgatgtgagtgttgcaattggctgccttgattagcactgaatagcctttcagcttcaatgcctgtctgcttactgcctgggggatcctttgttgggaggtgttagctagccctgattgattcattcctctgttttctgagtggtataataataataatagtaataactttattcttgtatcctgcccccatcttcctgaagggactcagggctgctcacatggggaccaagccctgtaatacacaataaaatacaacaacatagttatatttaaaacataataattacaactttatttttgtatcccgcctccatctccccaaagggactcgggccggctaacatggggccaagcccaaacaattacaaagaaaccaacataaaatacatacaagacacacgacaacatccaataaaatgccaatacaataacaaagtaaaacaaaacatagtaacaatggaataataaaacaaagtataaaaacagtacaaagttTAAAATGAAGACATGCTGGGCCACAGTGCAAGGCGTAGAAATTGTAAAATCCGtgggtgaggtagatagataaaatGCTGCACGTAGTGGGAAACTGGGGTAGGCTAAACAATGAAATTACTCTCAAATGAGGGCTAAGATAAAGTGCATCAGGAAAACAGCTTGACATTGGACTGGAACCTGACATAGGGATTGTTCAGtctatataaaacatataaatcatGAAGCATATAcatacactaaaataataataataataacaactttattcttatatcctaccaccatctccccaaagggactcagggctcaATTCAGACTCAATCAAGCTGCAATCCTCTAACCTaaccatattatttatttactgtcctgattttagagtttttttaaaatactggtagccagatttgttcattttcatgatttcttcctttctgttgaaattgtccacatgcttgtggatttcagtgccttCTCTGGTAGTTCGAGGTAgaccttgaagctacaaggctattcaatgctgatcaaggtggtcaattgcaacattcacacctgcctcaaacagacaagagttgtttcttccaccctgaacatcccacagatatataaccccacttgcctagtttccaatagacctcacaacctctgagggtgcctgccacagatgtaggcgaaacatcaggaaagaatgctactggaacatggccacacagtctagaaaactcacagcaacccagtgattccagccatgaaagccttcgacaacacatgaaatACATTTCCCTTAATGTTCAAACTGGAGTCATGTAACCATGCCATTGCTGTGCCACCGAGAATAAATAGGCGCACAAAGCCTTTCCACAAGGAGCGGAGGAGCGAGTCGTCTTTGTTCTTCTCCAAGAGGCAAGACACGTCAGGCACAAAGTCCTCCAAAGCGCAGGGCCTGGGCAAACAACAGTGGGAGGATTGAGCGTAATCACCCATGGGTTTTGCACAGGAGGACCATGAGCTTGAGGACATTTGAAATCCCCAAATCTGGGAATCCAGTGGCTTTGTCTGAATCTACTAGCAGCAAAGGACCTTGGAAGGGGCAGCTGGGCTTGTCTGCTCTAGGATGTCAACACATAGCCTTGTGGCACCTTCAGAGCTCTTAGATTTATTTTTGAAGGGATTTCTGTGGTTCACAAGTACATCCTGAAATCAATCTGTTCCGCTTAAAAGGTGTCACAGATCTTTTTATAAATTTGCTTAAGCGTCTTACGTTACAGGCAAGTCTGGTCTTGCAACTTCCTCAAGGTGTATTATTCAGTGCTGAAGTGAGTGTTTCTGCATTGTTGAAAACATAGTTTCCTCATTGCACCATCCTTTGTCTCAACTCAGATGTAAGCCTGGTTGAATTCACTGGTGTTTAACATCAGGTGGCCATGTCTTCCTGTTGCTTGTAACTATGACCGGTCTTGGTGTATGGGCTCTCTGTATCTAATATTTTATTCAGTTTAATACAGTTTAAGAGGCTTTCTAAGCACAACTCATGACACAATTGAGTGGTATGTTGAGTTGAGGTACAGGAGTGGATTGGAAAGGCTGTATGCTAATGGCATTGTCTGCTAAGGAGCTTTCAGTAATCATGGAAGTGCTCTGATTAATGCATTCACTTAAACCCAGGCTTGTAAGAGTATATCTATACTACGCAGTAACtgaagtttggcactacttttaactgctatggcttcatTGTTTAGCAACTTGGGATCTGAAGTTTAGTGAGGCACTTTGAATTCTCTGTTAAAGAGTGTTACTGCACTTCTCTGACTTGGAGTATGAGAAGTCTGTAACAGAGAATTCTTAAGTGATGCACCATGTCAGTTTACAGCAGCATCAGATAAATATCTATATAATTTAGATCCATTACAAATTTTAGTGCTTCTGGCATAAAGGAATTTATCATGCACAGTTTTCTATAAACTCTGTAATCCACTGGAATACTCTCCTTGGGCCAAGGGCAGCTGAATTTCTGATTACAAGTCTCCTGAGCTGAGCAAGAGATTTGAacaaatgttttgttgtgccctgATTTAGTTGTCTTCTACAAGAAAGTGTGGCTGGTGGAACTTTCTATCATTGGTAGAGAGCTATAGATTGCTTTGAAGCCAATGTAAAAGTTTGAGTAAGAAGTCTAAAGAAAATACACACAATTGAGCCTGTGCCTCTGTAGGTCCTCTGCTTTAGCAATAATCCACTTTATTTACTTATCCACCTTGGTATTTCTCTTTGTTCCCGTGCAGAACATTACAAACATCACTGGTTCCCTGAAAAACCCTTCAAAGGCTCTGGCTACCGCTGCATCCGTATCAACCACAAAATGGATCCCATCATCAGCAAGGCAGCCTGCCAGATTGGACTCAGCCTCCAGCAGCTCTATCAACTCCTGCCCAGTGAACTCACCTTGTGGGTGGACCCTTATGAGGTATCCTACCGCATTGGTGAGGACGGATCCATCTGTGTCCTCTATGAAGCGTCTGCGGCACCTGTGAGCTCCTATGGGATGCTCACCTGCAAAAACCAGATGATGCTGGGGCGCACCAGCCCTCCCAAAAGCTACATGATGACAGTTTCCAGCTAAACACTCCCGGTTGTCCGTACACTGCCAAGACCTGGGCTACTGTATACCTCACCTGaggatgtattttttaaaaaatgaagagctatttatatttttttaaaaaagagaaaaatccaaaatgaaaTCCAATAGCAGGCACCACTTTTTCTGTGGAGTGGTGTTGaggtgcctttaaaaaaaaaagctgttgcAAGCTTCtaagtttattaaaaaaaagaatgccaATATCTACCTAATTAGTGTTGGATGACAATTCTGGAAGGTTGATCTGCCTATTTGGGAAATGCAGGGTTGAAAATAAGTTGGAGACGGGCAGGGCACAGCACTTTTCAGGAATTACTCGCTATGGGGGTAAACGTGTCAACAACTGAATTTGGAGGCCGCAGTGCCAGGATGATAGTACTTCACTGATCATTCACATACATTGATTGGGGTGTCATGACCTCATTCTAGCCATGGTGCTTCTGTTTTCTCAAAAGCTCTTTCCTCCTTATTACACTGAGGAGTTGCTTCATCACCAGGTTCAATTTCTGTCCCAATCTGAGCAATTTCTTCCACTcttttcatggcataggattttGCCTAAAGCACCAGTCTCTGTTATAGCCAGTCCTTGGTCCATTGGGTGGTAGGTTTCTAAGTACCAACCCGTCATACTTTTATTTGCACAAAACCATTATACTTTCTGCACTTCATCCTTTATTTCACGCTCGTACACAAACTCAGTTTGCATCTGTATGTGGTAGTAGTTTCTGAAATTAGGAGGGACATTTATTTGGCAAAGAGATCCAGGATTTGTGCTGCATAGCTGTCTAGCCTGTTACTCTAGCAGTCAGCTCCCATAAACGAAGTGCAATAGTCAAGCTAATATGAACTCAATCTACCTGCTGGGAAAATGCCTTTACCAGGCTTTTGTCTGTTTTACTGCCTTTATCTTGGCCTTTTAAACTTCCTGACAATGCTGCCAGTAACTGCTGAGAAGTGATTATGAAACCTAGGGCACTTAAAAGCATTCTtcttttgaaaagaaagaaaacaccacAACCATATCTTGGCTCTGCTTGGATAACATGGTTTTGGTTAGCTATGCTCCTGCTTTTCAACCCATCTCCAGTgctgcttttccttttcctttgtgaATTGAGTTCTCAGACACCGTGCAATATGTTTCCTAAAAATTGGGCACTCTAGAGGAGGAGcaggcttttttgggggggggggatcagttTCCTGTTCTTTCGGCAACAAGCCCCTTTTCTTAAGCACAGCTCATATGACGCCTAAATTGGGAAATGACAGTCCCAATGACATACCATTGGAGTAGAGCTGAGTAATGTATtctggattacaacttccagaatctgcCAACCAGTGTGGCCTTGGGGATTTGGAAAAGCTAATCCTAGGAAGTAACTTTTCAAGCCCTGCATTTAAGGGGCATGATGGCCTTTTGTATGGAATAGATGAAACACCTTATATATATAAGGGGCATGATGGCCTTTTGTATGGAATAGATGAAACaccttatatatatttaaaggcaTAACTTGCCAGAAATATGCTCCACACTGAAATGAATGTGCCACTGAACAAGAGGATTAGCATATGCTCTTGAAAAGTtctgattcatttcaattgggtttGCACAGGTAAACTGAATTGTACTCCTAGATTTCTAACTTGAAACATTTGCAGCTGCATCAGCCCATCTGTGAATTGTGTACCCTCTCCCAGCTCAATATGTGAAGCTCTAGTTTTAAGGCACAAAACTTCCTTTCAGAAAATAACAGTGGTTGCAACTCAAGTGTCCCCTATAAATTAAAAAAAGTGTTGCCACTCCGTTAGCATAATTGTGCAATATTTGGCAGCATAACAAGGGGAACACTTTCTGCACTGTAGCTTCCCCTTCTGTTCAAAGTCTGCTTGGAAGCTTTGTTTCTTATCTGATGCATTAAAACCTGATATGAATAGAAATTGTAACATATCCAGGAAAAATGTTTGCTTTGCTACACTCCCTGCCTCTACTTGTTTCCCAAATGCCAGTGACGTGCTTGGCTTGCCAGATTGGCATGATCAACACAACTTTATTTAAAGTTATTTTGATAATCATGGTCCTTCCTTACCATCGAAGggtgctttaaaaacaaaaccaaattttaaatccacttctatTTTTTCCTCCAATGTCTGTAATATGAAGGGTGGTTGAGGAAacaccaaatatcatgttattTATCTGGCATGGAATCTAGTATtaagattgtttttgttgttagcaTTCAGACAACCAAATTTGGGCAGAATCTGTTATGTAACTTGTGCACGTGAAAACTGTGAATTTGATGTCTGCTCTTTGTTGCCTTTGAATTACAAACCTGACCCAATGAGTACTGAAGAACTGTGTCTTAGGAACAGCCTATGAGAGTGCGTGAGTGTGTGTCCTTCTTCTCCCCCTCTTTTCAAAAACGTTTGCAAAACTTGAGCTGGACTGTTGAACGGGATCTAGTTTCATAACAAATAACAAAGTTTGTAAGCTATTTTGTGTCGGGGAGGGAAGATGATTGTACCATAGTGTTTTTATATGCAAAATGTACAGATATACTGGGAAATGTACACTTTTGTTACTTTAATAAAAATGTAGCAATTTAAGTATGTTGCTGGAAAGATCTGAGGTATTGGCTCATTCTTTGCATAAAGGATCCCAACAACTCTCTCCCAAACAAAGGACATTTTGTTGCTGACAGGGACCCTAAGAGCCAGTATGTTGTGGTTTGCGTGTTGGATAGAAGacagctcagccatggaaaccatggGCAAATTatattctttcatttttaaaggaaagcggtagcaacacccccccccccccccccaaccaaacaaatcttgccaagaaagtctCATAATAAATTTGCTTAAGGGTGGCCATAAGTGGAAacaatctgaaggcacacaacaacaacgggCAGTTTTATGTGGGTAGGGGGAATTCAATGGCAGAGGAGACACTAACTGAAGCTTCATGCTCAGTGGACAGAAGCCACCAGTTTGCCAGccctagagctgatgtagttatAGCCAATGGAGTGAGACCAAGCTTATACAAATTACCAGGACCCAGTGTCTAGAAGAAGGCTACATTTTGTCTTTGTTGCAAAGCAGACCCAAACTTTGATTGGATAAGAGTAAGGAAAGGAGACACCAACATTTAGAATCGGACATACATCTGAGCATTGGATATGCTGGACACTTGCTTCAGATTACATGCCAAATGCTGTAGGGCTCTCTATTGTGCATGTGATTTTGACACCCACATTTCCAGTTCTTCTGTCCAGGTGACTACTATATGGGGCTGGTCTATGCAAAGTCCACTTTGTGTCTTATTTAAGAAGGGCTCTTGTGAGAGTTCTGTTCTGTGAGATCTCTAATTTCATAGGAATAGGAACTGCTTGTAAGATGTGATGTGGACTTGATATAGGTCTGTCTCATGTGTACTAGCCAGTCTTGAGTTGGACACTCAACAGAATATGCTCTCCTGTATTGCTGTTAGAAAAATTAGGTAAAAACATAGTTttcaataatttctttttttccctctccaCCAAGACCCATACCTGCTCTTGGTAGTCCTGAATGTACTCCTGGTGCTTGTTTTGCATGTGTCAGGAATCAGGGGTGCAGGATCCTGAAAAACAATGTCCACTTACCAGAATGCACTGCATGGTGCAGCAATTATGGATGAAGTCTCCACCACTGTTCTTGCCAAAGTCTCTGTCTACCCATTTACTTTTCTGCCCATAGAAAAGGAATGGCCTAGCCTCTGGGCTTTCAGcagctctctcacaccagaagcgacttgaagtttctcaagtcgctcctgacagggAAAAAAAAGCAGCTCTCTCTGGAATCATAAGGCTTGACAACCTCAGAGGCTGCGGGGGCCATTTTTCACTACTCTATCCTCCTGGAGGGCTGCATCAGTGAAAGTGACATTCCACTTCAGGttttcatttccattttccatttttaaatggcTTAGGGTAATGTGGGAAATAATGTGCTGTATTTTGCAATCTTGTAGTCCCATTGTGAGTAGGACCTGGGGAAGATCATCTGAATGAGGGAGAACTCTAGGGGCCTTAGGGTTTCACTTTGGGGCATACAAATTTAGATTTTGGCCACCCATGGTTTATGTTATTGTCTGATCATGATCTTTACTAGAATGAAGTGATTTCACAATGTTTTTAGCCCCAGATAGTGGTATGGGATGATGCCACTGCTATCTCAGTAAGATAACACGCCCTACTATTATTTCATTAAGTTTCGCAAGCGTTTGAAGCTGTAGTGAAAATCACTTAGGAAGAGCTGGAATGCACAAAGGCAGCCTTTTGTGAGGTTGATCACTCCTTTGCAAAATTCATATTCTCACATTTTTCTTTCCTATAAATTTGTAGTTATTCCAATGACACAATAGATTTAAATTGCTCTGGGAGATGTATTCAAATAGGCCAAGAATGTGAATCATATACCTTGACCTAACTAATATAGTCAATAGCAAGGAATGATAAGAaatgttgcagtccaacatctgaaTAATTGCATGAATTCCACCCCTGAAGTAAATCTACCAATTAATGCTCAATCTTAAATGGATGTTTTTGGATTGTTTGCAGCTGGCATCCAAATATCTTATGTGAGGGGCTTGGACCTGGTTCTCCAGTTTTTGTAATTCATCTCTATGAGAGAGAAATTGGTGCAAAGTTTCCAGTTGTGGGAATTTTGGGCAAGAAAAAGGAGCTGCATGAAAATCTCATGAACTGATTTGATAGGGCAACTTATATAGCTGTCCCACTCTTCATGGCATCAATTGACACCATACTGAGCATATACAGAATGGGTTTTGGGATTATAGGAGGTTCTGCATTTGCCATAAAGTTTCTAGTTAGGATGGGGTGATGTTTCAGGCTtctatgttgtttatttgttcagtcgcttccgactcttcctgACTTCGTGGACCAGGCCACGCCAaagcttcctgtcagctgtcgccacccccaagTCCtttaagatcaagccagtcacttcaaggataccatccatccattttgcccttggtcagcccctcttcctttttccattttccccagcatcattatctactccaagtttttctgtcttctcatcagGCCTCTATACTCAAATGCAAAATGGAGTAGAAATAAATGCTCTTGCTTCTCAGGGCTAAGACCTGCTGTTTCCATTAGAAGAAACAAATACAATTCACAGTAATATTGCATTTACCCTTAGGCATGGATTCCATGCATCACTATCTATTTGCAGTACAAAGGTGCTACTAGATAAAATCTTTTAGTGTATAGTTACTCTCTTTCCTTCATTGAATGTTATTGGGAATGGATAAGAATCTTGACAATATTCCATTTTAACTCTTCTGTTTTCATACCAGGTTTCTctcctcccccacccccaaaagaaGATGGGGTTGCAACAAAACATCTTTTAATTGGTGATGTCAAGAACACCGAAAGTGCTTAATGTTTCTATGGATGGCCCTAGTATTCAGTACCCACCCCTTTGTCAAAGTGTTATTTCTACCTTGCCCTGAAATAACAAAATGAGACATTATACAATGGTACAAAGGGAACTTCTTGAAATTTGTAACCTTCTTTCATCAGTTGTTATGGAAATAGCAGCTGGTGATGGGGACTGTGCCAGAATTCTATGCTTCACTTAACTGATCTCACTTTCTTGCCAATTTCAAAGATGACAAAAGACTGGAATATTATTTTCTTGGAATAGCCATTCCAAGAATGTAATCTGTAATGGAGAAAGTCCTCGATGCTCAGTTCTACTAATGTCAACACAGCCTTTGGCCCACCTTTATGAGAGTTTATGCCCTTTCTCTCTTCTGTATTGGTTTATGTGCACACATTTTAGTGGGCTGAAATCTATATTTTCTGGGAATAGAATGAAAGCAAAAACTAAATGTTGGCATCTGGAAAACTATGCTGTATCCTATATGGTTTTTTAAACACAGAGTATAGGTCATGGCCTTGAAGAATAGATAGAGTCTGTATGACTCAACCAGAAATTTGTACACATAACATTAAAGCAGGAAGAGGTAAGGAAGCATGAAAAGGAGTGAAGAGCCTCTTACTTCAGTATTTATACCTTTGTCATACAGCTGGCtgtaaaatattggaaataaacatCTATATCTAATATAAACATTCTTGCCTCTTGGAAAATTCAACTTGATACTACAGATGCTATCATGTATTCTTTATAATCAGTCTTGAGCCACTGTTGTTGAGttttttcatatatatgctaATTTACTTCTTGCAGTCATAATGATAGTTCACTGTGTGTCCTTCATATCCTTTGTCTTTGAATAATAGTAGTAAAGGTTCTTCTGAATGTGGTTTAAGTGCAGTCTCTAACTAAAAGCATCTGTCTCATGCAGAGGTGAAAGGTTTTGGTGTCTAATCTCACTCTAACTTGAAAGGTCATGCACATAATCTTTCTttttacaatttaataatatgcaGTTAAAAGTTGTCATTAACAGTAACATTCTGCCAGAGAATCTCCAGGAAGCCTATTGTGGACCTATTTCTTCTTGATTCCTTGTTTTCTCATTTCCATATTTCCTCATTGTTTTCTCATTTCCAATTTATTGTTTTCTCATTTCCAATTTCCTCATTGCCATATTTTGGTATCATCATTATAATAGGTACTCACTTGTGGCTAAGTatgggtagagtcttggcagttgGTCTGTAAGTGAAtgtaaagacctattctggatcttcatagtcttttgcagtgaggacatacttttctagatggaaggcagtcccaatgAGGG contains:
- the btg2 gene encoding protein BTG2, with translation MSQTQRWNGSCVASCSRADMVPEIAAAVGFVSSLLRTRGCVSEQQLQVFSGALEAALTEHYKHHWFPEKPFKGSGYRCIRINHKMDPIISKAACQIGLSLQQLYQLLPSELTLWVDPYEVSYRIGEDGSICVLYEASAAPVSSYGMLTCKNQMMLGRTSPPKSYMMTVSS